The DNA window aaatatttattcatttttcttgcagtaatttatacatatagtttaaatttaaagatataaaaatgaaattaagttgtcgtaatttttattttaatcttaattttttatgaagatTCGTTTTAATTTTACGTATAATTTGGAGTATTTTGCGTAATTTGATATTCTtggttttatttaaaaatatttgttCGGTTCTATTATTTTAACAAATGTTAAgtatactatttttatttttttcttagactatgtaaaaatatatattgttttataGGCAAATACATTATCATCAGTACTATTTTATAGTGAAGTATTGAGATAAAtcatttctttatttatatataaatatatatatatgcatataaaacTTAAAAAGAGCAAAACATCCAACACTAAATCAAATTTGTATAGtagtatatttaattttgtCGCTTAATAATTCGTTAACTCattagtttaataattaaatctatataaagataatataaactcTATCATATTAAAATGTGTATATAGctaaatgtatatatgtataattatttttaaaaaatatttatttaattattataagaaTTAAGTAATATGTCTtctttcaaaataattattttttaaagaaaaactagataataaataataataaaatatttattaatcatGAAGAAAAATTAAGAGTTTCGGGTTTTGTTCGATTATCCACTGACACACATGCAATGGAAAATAATAATTCTATGGTGGAACAGCCGAAAGTGATAAATGTTTTGGATgtggagaaaaaagaaaaacgtgatgaaattcaatatgtaaatatataatattagaaacTGGCAATTTCACTGTAAataaagataatattatttgttcaGGTACAAAGCTATAATATATTATGGAGGAAGATCAAGTTTGGCCTACTATAAACCAAATAATTTCATTCAATGTGTTAACAACCCGACGCTTTCGAGCATCTATAAGCTCATTCCGTGCATACGTGTCTCGTCCACCAAGAATATTCATGATCATACTTTTTAACCTCAAGATATGCTTAATATATGTTTGTATTGTTAAATTCAAGTCGCAATAATGTGTTCTctcacaacaaaaaaaaatgcattAATGAGCATGAGTTTATTTGAACTTCAGCATAACTAACTCATAtgcttttattttaattatttactatACATTTTGAAATTGTTTATAGATACatacatgaaaataaaaaacattttAAATTAACATTTGTTTCTTTGGTTTCATAGTGAAAATCATTTCATCCACAATGGAGAGGAACTTAATGAAGGTGTGGGTCGATTTATCAATTTGTTATTATACTTGTGAACACATGGTGGTGTAATTATGTAACTTTACTACTTCCTATTATTGCTCTTATATTAGAAGATATAAAACTATTATtggcaaaagaaaaaaatagcaCATTAATTGaaagaatataatattataattattaatgtgGTCCGCCATAGTGAACAGTAGTAGATAATATGTGgaacaataatatataattaagcatATATTAATTAGCTTTCTCTTGTTTAATGGGCGGTGATGTCACATATTATCTCACCTTTGATATGAAGAGATTTCAAGAATCTTTTGCATCTTAAGGCCCATAAAGGATTTGCATACCCTAACAAACATATCTCCCACTTTCTCTTTCCCTTGACCCCTCAACCTCTAACCCTTGCAAACAGTgggggcttaaaaaaataaaaaattggaaTTTATCCTTACAATTATTATTGTTTCTGTGTTCTGTCTGCGAAAATGTCTCCTTTACATCGAAGCAATGAGCTGTGCTTCCAGATTTCACCAAATCCCCAAAATAAGAATGAAATCTTCACAGAAGATCAGATTCTTGGCCATGCTTCACTGGAAGATAATGCTTTCCACGTTGATAATTATAAGGATATCAATGTCACTACTACAAGCCGCCGAAGCCCTAAATCTTTGCCTAATGatcataatagtaataatactaTTGTGAATCAGAGTAGTAGTACTGAATGTAAGAGCAATAAGATGATGAAGCATAGAGACATTGAAAGACAAAGAAGGCAAGAAATGTCTACCCTTCATGCTTCTCTAAGATCCCTACTTCCACTTGAATTAATCAAGGTGAAACAATTTATCTactgtttaatttcatatacaAAGAACAAAAACCATTATTGttattcttttttgtttttcaagatCTTTCCTTTCATATTTTTCTTGGTTTATCAAAATAGGTACCCCCAAATATTATGTGTTTAgggttataattataatatataaactggTGAGATGGATTTCAGGGAAAGCGTTCAATTTCCGATCACATAAACGAGGGTGCAAGGTATATAAAACAACTCCAGTTGAAGATCAAAGAACTTGATGCAAAGAGAGATCACTTAAAGAAGTACTATTACTTGTCCGATTCGGGTAGTACTGAGAGGACTAACCACCCTGGGCGACCTGGGAGCTCAAGAAATAGCTCTACTCCTCAGGATCACTTCTTGACAGTCCAACCTTGTGGTGAATGTGGAGTTGAAATAGTTATCAGTGCTTGTGGATTTCCCCTTTCGAAGGTTTTGCAATTGGTTCTTGAAGAAGGGTTTGGCTTGGTCAGTTGTATTTCAACCGAAGTTAATGGCAGAATGCTTCACACTATCAAATCCGAGGTACCAACCATTAGGGTTTCTATTGTTATCTTTTGGCTCTCCAATATAAAAATGTTGCTCAATTTaaagctatatatatttatacttcaTTTAAGAAACTGTAATGCGTTTGTTTGTCTGTCTGTTTGTGTCTCCACAGAACAGTAACATAGAATCAGAATGCATGATCAATATTTCAGCGCTTGAAAAGAAATTAAACGAAGTGATCACTGCTGATGTCCCTCCATAATGGTGATGATGCATGTATATGAGtactttatatatatcttgaccatctaattataattaacataattaatttgtagTTTGTTTTTGAAGGTTTGACACCTAATAAAATCTAACATTTTGGTCTATATATCAATATAGTACTGATCCTGAGATAGAATGACTACTAAGACAACGTTTTTTTTGACATTTTTCATGATATGAAACTGAGTTTTTGGTTTTTACCGTTGACTGTGATATTACGAAAAGAGGAAGTGCATAGATATTAGATAGTGCAAACAAATTATATACTATTTCACATGTGCTTTCTTGTCAAATATTTGTACACTATGTTTAGAAATATTATGTTCGattgaaaagtaaaaaggaAAGGAGACTAATTAATAATGTTAAGTTCGGACAAGTTCTATAATGAAAGGGTCTTGTATACTATAGTTGATATTTTGGTCGGTTGATACATATATAGTTGTTGGAAAATGCTGGTTAAATAGTTTCTGACACATTACAGAAGGTTGTCATGTTTAGATCATCACGAAAACGAGATATTTGATTTGCTATCTAATTTCATTCtgttaatatatatttgtaatttgtTGCTTCTATACTACATACATGCATGCATATCCCAATTCCTATGTTATGAGAACATGGCGCATGTATtaccttttttttattaacttGGAAAACTGACAATAGTACTGCTACAGGTGGTGTACTTGATtgctttttatatataataagctGCTCTTCTGCACAGCTGTTTAATTTGTCCAATCTACATTagatataatttttctttattttttttaattaaaatcttTATTGATGTGTGCATGTAACATGCTAATCTTTATATGATGCATTGCCAAGGAGAAGGTGTAGTTGACTACATAATATAATGTAtcaaatgtttaaaaaaaatcaaatgcgTAAA is part of the Cannabis sativa cultivar Pink pepper isolate KNU-18-1 chromosome 5, ASM2916894v1, whole genome shotgun sequence genome and encodes:
- the LOC115715928 gene encoding transcription factor bHLH118 isoform X2; this translates as MSPLHRSNELCFQISPNPQNKNEIFTEDQILGHASLEDNAFHVDNYKDINVTTTSRRSPKSLPNDHNSNNTIVNQSSSTECKSNKMMKHRDIERQRRQEMSTLHASLRSLLPLELIKGKRSISDHINEGARYIKQLQLKIKELDAKRDHLKKYYYLSDSGSTERTNHPGRPGSSRNSSTPQDHFLTVQPCGECGVEIVISACGFPLSKVLQLVLEEGFGLVSCISTEVNGRMLHTIKSE
- the LOC115715928 gene encoding transcription factor bHLH36 isoform X1 is translated as MSPLHRSNELCFQISPNPQNKNEIFTEDQILGHASLEDNAFHVDNYKDINVTTTSRRSPKSLPNDHNSNNTIVNQSSSTECKSNKMMKHRDIERQRRQEMSTLHASLRSLLPLELIKGKRSISDHINEGARYIKQLQLKIKELDAKRDHLKKYYYLSDSGSTERTNHPGRPGSSRNSSTPQDHFLTVQPCGECGVEIVISACGFPLSKVLQLVLEEGFGLVSCISTEVNGRMLHTIKSENSNIESECMINISALEKKLNEVITADVPP